Below is a genomic region from Persicimonas caeni.
CTGAGCCCCGGCCTGACTGACCGCGACTAGCTGGATAGCTAGGAGGACGAGAAAACCACTCAGAAAGCGCTTCGACATGGATTTGGCTCCATGAAAAGATTCTAGTAGACGCGCAGGCGCTAACCTCGCGCAGATATTCATCAGGGTCTCTCGGTGCTGCTCGCCGCCCCGGCCAACGTGGTTACGCCGGCCAGTCGCAGACCGTCGTCACTCATCGATGTCGACGTCTTCGACGCAGTAGCTGGTGTTCGAGCCGAACGGGAACTGCCGGCACTTTCCGGCCACACAATCGCCGTCGGACTCGCAGGTCGTCGTGCAGAACGCCTGACTCCCCTTGTACCGCGCGCAGATCTGAGTTTCACACTGCAAGTTCTGCTCTTCGACACAGCTCACGTTAGACTCGGGATCGGCACACAGGCTCCCCGCTTCCAGATCGCAGCTGGCGTACATATCGTCGCCGCACGCGGTCAGGGTCACCGTCAGCGCCAATAGGGCCCCGGCAAAGAGTGAGCCTCCCAAAAAGTGACGCCATCGCTGCATTCGCCTTCCTCCACACACCACAGATGACCATTGAGATTCATGCTGCATGCAGAATGCACTTGAAGGCGCACTCTCGTCAAGGTCGCTCTCTGACTCGGGATGAGCGCCTTTTGCAGTTTATTGTCGTCTACCACAGCATCAATTCTTGCTCTGACAAGAATCAATTCTTTTTGAGACAATGCGAACCACGCAAGAATGAAACAAGAACGAAAGAAGGCCGGCGGAATACCCGCCGGCCTTCTTCGATCCTAACGGATCAGCAGCGACTCACATGCTGTCGTCCGCTTCGGGCTCTTCTTCAGCCGCTTCTTCTTCCATCTCTTCGCCAGCTTCTTCAGCGGCTTCTTCGGTCTCTTCAGCGGCCTCTTCAGCGCCTTCCTCGACCTCTTCAGCAGCTTCTTCGGTTTCCTCAGCTGCTTCCTCGGCAGCCTCTTCGGTCTCCTCAGCAGCTTCTTCGGTCTCCTCTTCCATCGGCGCTTCCTGCTCCTTGACCTCTTCCTGAGCTTCGTCAGGCTTGGCTTCGCCGTTGCTGCAAGCGGTGGCGAACGAGAACGAGAGCGCGATCAAAGCGATCAACAGACTCTTGAGCTTCATGGTTGTCACTCCTTAAACTTTTGGTGTGGGCCCAGGGTTTTCAACAAGCCAGTGCACGGCATGGCAACGTGTCGGTCAACGGTCCCTGTGAACCACTTCAATCAACTGATTGTCACTGGCAAAGCCATACGTGCCAACAATATGCCTCTTTTGGGCTTAGCACGTTCCTATACATTTTCAAGAAATAAGTCCTCGTGTCTAGATAATTCTCATGGCAGCCCGATCTTTTTTGGAGGCGCAACCTGAGGAGCGGGCTTTGAACCCGCACTCGCCTGTTATATAAACGCGGGAGCGCTCGCCGAGTCTTGTTGCTGCCGGCGAGCGATCGCAAGCTTGATTTCTCTCCGGCGGAGAAGCCTGTCATGTCGATTCATCGTCTGTCCTGTCGCATTGTTTGTACCCTTCTGTTCGTCGCGGCATTCGCCCCGGCTTCGGCCCTCGGCCAGCAAAAGGAGCAAGCCTCCGCCAACCCCGAAAGCACTGCCGACGACGCCAAAGCTGGTGCCGACGCCAGCGGTGAGCGCCTGCTCGAAGAGGCGGCCGAGATCTCGGGCGAAGTCGCCAGGATCCGCGGCCTATCGCTCAAGCACGAAATCAAAAAGGGCATTCGCAACCGCGACCAACTCCGCAAGGTGCTCATCGAGCGGCTCGCCGAAGAGGTCACTGACGAAGATGTCGAAAACGAAGCCAAAGTTTTCAAGAAGTTAGGCTTGATGCCCGAGGACCTCGACTACAAGCAAACCTTGCTGGACGTGTTGACCGAGCAGATCGCCGGGTTTTACGACCAAAACGCCAAAGAGCTGTACATCATGCAGGGGATCCCCCTGGAGTTGCAGCGACCGGCAATGGCTCATGAAATCTTCCACGCCATCCAAGACCAGCACTTCGACATCAAGCGCATGGTCGAGCCGATCAGCAGCAAGGAGAACGGTGATTTCGCCTTGGCACGCTCGGCGCTCATCGAGGGCGACGCCAGTGTGGTGATGATCGACTTCTCGTTGTACGAGGAAGGCGTTCTGCCGCGCGACCAAGTGCGCAGCATCATCGACATTCCCATGATGGCCAACGTCCTCACGCAGTTGACCCGGGAGGATATCGGAGCTCTGCAACAGATGGTCCCTCAGGGGACAAACCCCTCCTCTCCGGTCGATCCGTCGCAGCTGTCCGAGTCGGCCTTGGCCGACGCACCGCGCATGATCCGCAAGCTCCTCGTATTTCCCTACTTTGGGGGCATGCGTTTCGTAATCAAGACCCGCTTGGGGCATGACTGGGAGCGCGTCAATCAAGTTTACAAGAACCCGCCCGTCTCCACCGAGCAGATCTTGCACCCGGAACGCTACTTCGCCGGAGACGAGCCCGTGCGTCTCGACTACAACGTCGAGCCGACCTTCGAAGACGACGCACTCATCTACGACAGCGTGTTGGGCGAGTACCAGATGCGCTTGGTCCTCGAAGAGCATCTGCTCGAGGGCGAAGACGGCCAGAAGAATCGTGCCCCGCTCGACAAGGCGCTCGATGGCTGGGACGGCGACCGGCTGCGCGCCTACGAGACGTCCGAGGGCCAAACCCTCATTTCGCATCTGAGCGTCTGGGATTCTCTCGACGACGCTGACGAATACTTCGACGCGCTCGTCGAGATGATGAAGGTGCGTTATCCCGACGCGAAGTTGACTCACAACCGCGGCAAGTACGGCCAGTCCGTGTGCATGCGCGCCGGCGAAGGCGATGAGGCCGAGCGCATCTATCTCGAGCAATGGGGTGACCTGGTGCTGCATCTCGAAGGCGCTCCCACCAAGCTCGACGCCAAGGGCAAAGAGACCGACACCACCGCTTATATCCTCCGGGAGCGCATCATGCGCACCGTCGAGCGCACGCCCTTCGCAGAAGTCTACGAGCAGAAGGTCGAGGCTTACGACGCCGAGGCGGCGACCAAGGATGCGAGCGACCGGTAGACGCCTTTCGGGACGCGGCTACCAGACCCGCCCGTCAGCATCGAACGCACAGGGAAAATGCGTCAGCTTCGGCTCTTCGCCGCTCAGGTCGATGGCAATGACGTCGAAGCGAACGTTGACCTTGCGAACCTTCTCTTTTTGCAGATACACCTTCGCCAGGCGCACCAACCGCCCACGTTTGCGGGCGTTGACCGAAGCTTCCGGAGGCGGCCCCAATGGGGTGCGCTTGGTCTTGACCTCGACAAACGCCAGTGTCTGCTCCATTCGGTGGCCCACCTTGCCGTAGCGGCTGGCCACCATGTCCAACTCGCCCATCTTGAGGGTGTAGTTGCGGTGCAAGACCTCCCAACCCAACTCGCGCATATGTTCGGCAGCGAGATCTTCGCCAGCCATCCCAATTTCGCGACGCGGGTCAAGGTCTTTCGAGTCGTCTTTCGTCTGTTCCATCTCGTTTTCTCCACGGAAGAGTGACACACGGTCCCTATTACGGTTTTCGGCAAGAAGGGCCGAATCGTTGCGTGTGTGTGGAGAAAAAAAACGAAAACCGCCCCCACAGCGGCACCTGACGGGGGATCGCGGCGTCGTTTTCTATTTGCGGAGCTTGTCGCGGTATTCGCGCACACCACCGAACGTGAGCCGGTGGATGGGACAAGGTCCGTACTCGGCAACCGCATCGCGGTGCTGCTTGGTAGGATAGCCTTTGTTGCTGGCAAACCCGTATTCCGGCCACTGTTCGTGATGGCGCGCCATGACCTCGTCACGGGAAACCTTCGCCAGAATACTGGCCGCCGCGATGGCTCGGCTACGTGCATCGCCTTTGACGACCGCGCGCTGCGGGAGCGACAGTTTGACGGGCATATTGCCGTCGATGAAGACGTAATCGGGAGGACCGTCGAGTTGCTCACACACCTCAGCGACGGCCGCCTCCATGGCGCGATGAGTCGCCTGGAGAATATTGATTTCGTCGATCACGGCATGATCGCTGAACGTGATACTGAAAGCCGGCGCCGAAGCTTGGATGAGTTCGAAGGCCTCTTCACGGCGCGTTTGCTCGAGCTTTTTGGAGTCGTCGAGCAGTTCGAGCCAAGGCTCTTCGAGCGCTTCGAGATCTATTGCGACTGCCGACGCATAAACCGGACCGGCCAATGGGCCTCGCCCGGCCTCGTCGACGCCGATGATAAACCGGTAGCCCTGGGAGACACACCAGTCTTCGAGTTCGCCGATGACCGGCTCGCCTTTCTGAAAGAGATTCTGCTGACTCATGGACGGTCGGTTTATCCGCTGCACAATACGATATGACTCTTCTTCGCGGCGCTCTCGAACACCTCGTCGAAGGCGTCTGAGACATTCGAACCGAAGTCGTCACGCGGGTCATTGACCCAGATGGTCTCGAAGTAGCCCCCCGAACGATCGGCGGTGTTCACGTGAAGCGCCAGCGCCAAGGCCGCCTTGACGATACGCTCTTCAGAGCTTCGCGTGCGTCGCCACATCTCGAGCTTATCGTCGCTCAGATCGCGAACGCGCAAGTCGCCCTCGGGCGAAAGCTCCACACCCTTGAACCGATTGCCGAGCACGTGCCCACAGATCTTGCCCCACATCTTGCGGGTTCGAGACTGCAATCCACTCGCAGTCCACTGCCCCGTGCGCTCGGCGGCCAACTTGAGTCGACCGAATGCAGTCTGGGGCACCTCTTCGGGCTCGTCGTCTTCGTCGTCAGAAAGGGCGTCGGCTGGCTCGATGCCAAGGCTCTGCAGATCGTTCTCGAGCTGGAAGGTCGACATGACGAACTCCGGAAGCAACGTGCGCTCGGCCTCTAGATCCTCGAGCTCTTCCTCGAGTTCGGCGATCGTGGCTGCCGCGGCTTTGTAGGTAGGATCGCGGCGTGCTTCCGTGGCTTTGGCCTCGAGTTGCTCGATGATCTGCTCGAGCTTGCTGGTCTTCTCGACGCGGACGAACAATTCCTCTTCGTTCTCGACACCCGCGTGAATCAACAGATGATTGATCTGCTCGCGAAACGAGACTTCCTCTTCGCGCACCTGGTTGAGGCGGCGCTTGATCGATTCTAGGCGCACTTGGTGCACACTGGCCCGTTCGAGATCGGTGAAGTACTTGAGCAACACCCAGGCAACCATGCCGAAGCCGACGACATTGACCGCGGCGGCCTGTCTCAGCGTGTCGTGCATGCCGACCGACACCCCGAGCGCGGCCACGCCGATCGCCAGTCCGGCCCAGAAGAGCGGCACCTTCCAAGGACGATCGGGCAGCTTTCGCTCCACGTCGATGCGCTCGTCTTCTTCCTGGCGAATCAGACGATCGAGCTGGTGGTCGAACTCCTCGAAGCGCTCGTCCTTCTCCGATAACAGAGACAGATCTTCCTCGGAGAGATCATCGAGTCGCAATTGCTCGAGCTTGGCTTTCGCCTGCTCGAGCTTCTCTTCGATCTTGGCGCCGGTGCCGAGTTGTTTGCGTTGCTCGGCAATCTTGCCCTCGATATTCTTGATTCGGTCCTCGAGTGTTTCGACACGCACGGCGGTGCGATACTTCTCGACGAGCTCACGGCCGCGCTCGTCGAGTGCAGCAGCGCCGTTCGCGGGGTCGTAGAGCTCGTCGTCGTCGAATCGCCAGAGGTTCAGCGCTGCAAAGGACTCGAAGTCCGGCAGACCGAGTTCGCCGGCCAACGCTTCGACCGTGGCATCCTCGCCCTTGGCGAGGCCGGTATAGCCCCCCTCGCCTTTTCTCTGTAGACGCAGCGACGACGGCTTGCCTCGGCGCAGCACGCGATACTCTTTGTCATCTTGCTCGAACACCACCGCCAACTTGATCGTGCCGTCCTGCTTCAACTGCTCGTCCAGCGGCGAAGGCACACGGGAGGGGTACAGTAGCGCGATGACAAGCGCGTGAACGTCGGCGGTCGTCAGGTCCGACGGAAGACTCATCCGGTCGACGCCGGGGGCCGTGGCCAGCCGGACCGGCGACTCGCAACCGAATACACCTTGGAATATGATCTCTCGGATTCGCATACGTGCAGTTTAGCGCCGCTGGCGGGCTGTTGTCTACCGCTTTGGTACACGTCGGCGATGAACGCAAAAAGCCAGCGGCCCGCCGATAGAAAAAGGCGGGCGCTGGCTTTTTACGCAGTCTTCAAAGGCGAACGAACTCAGACGCCCTTACGCTCGCGCTTGCTGCGGATACGCGCCGACTTACCGGTGCGCTCACGCAGGTAGTAGAGCTTGGCGCGGCGCACGCGGCCGATGTTGCCCAACTCGATCTTCTCGATACGCGGGCTGTGCACCGGGAAGATACGCTCGACGCCGATGCCGCCGGCCGAGATCTTGCGCACGGTGAAGGTCTCTTTGAGGCCGGAGCCGCTTCGGCCCAGGACGACACCTTCGAACACCTGGACGCGCTCTTTGTCACCCTCGCGAATGCGGAGGTGGACGCGCACGGTATCACCGGAGCGGAAGTGAGGAACGTCCTCGCGAAGCTGCTGCTCTTCAATCTTGTCAATAAGGCTCATGGTTCGTCTCCACCGTTGTGTGGCGGTCAATCGATTTTATGGCTCGTCCGTTCCGACGGCAGGGCCGGCGAAACCGGGGTTACACTAGTTGGACCCTCGCCAAGGGCGGGGTGATGTAACACGACACCCGAGCGAAGTAAAGACGTTAATCGTCCTGTAGCAAATCGGGCCGTCGCTGCTTGGTTCGCTCGACGGACTGTTCGCGGCGCCAATCGGCGATCTTTTGATGGTTGCCGCTGAGCAAGACCTCGGGAACCTGCCGTCCGCGAAACTCCCGCGGGCGGGTGTATTGAGGATATTCGAGGCGACCGTCGGCGAAACTCTCCTCGCGGATCGACGCCTCGTTGCCCAGCACGCCCGGAAGCAGACGCGTGACGGCGTCGATGAGCACAAGCGCGCCGGGCTCGCCGCCGCTCAGAACGTAATCACCGATCGAGACCTCGCGGTCGATCCATCCTTGGCGCACCCGCTCGTCGATCCCTTCGTAGCGCCCACAGGTCAGAATCATCCCTGGAAGTTCGGCGAGTTCGTGGGCCAAGCTCTGGCTCAGCGGCTCACCTTGCGGGCTCATGAGGATCCGCGGCGCGGCCGGATCTTGTTCGCGCGCATGCTCCAGCGCGCCGACCAACGGCTCGGGCTTCATGACCATGCCCGCTCCGCCCCCGTACGGGAGATCGTCGGTCGTCTTGTGCTTGTCGGTCGCAAAGTCCCTGATGTCGACGAGTTCGTAATCCACCAGGCCCTTGTCGTGGGCACGGCCCAAGATGGTCGCTTGGAGGGGAGTCTCGAAAAACTCCGGGAACAGTGTCAGGATCTGGAACTTCACGGCAGATCGCCTGCGGGCAGGAGGATGGCTCAGGGAAGCTCGGTGCCTTCCGGAGCCCAATGATCGAGGGGTTGGAGAAGCACGGCTCCGTCGTGATCGAGGTCGGCAACGGCGTCTTCGATCATTGGAACGAAGAGCTTGGAGCCGTCACTCATATGAACAACCATCACATCGTTGGCGCCGGTCTCGAAAAACCCGCCAACCTCGCCAATCGAACGCGACGGCCCCTCTTCAGCGAGCAAGATGAGGACCTCCCGTTCTACCAAGTCCTTCTGATAGAACTCGTCCTCTTCCAACTCGGGAAGCACCTCCGCGTCGACGAAAACCTCGAGGTTGGTCAGCGCTTCGGCTTCGTCGCGATCGGCGACCTCGTCGAACTGGACGATGTCGAACTTATTCGCTCGACGCGCCCGAGCCACCGTCAACGGGAAATCTTGGTCCCCCCGACGTGCGAAAACCCGCGATCCCACCTCGAAGAGGTCGGATCCCGGGTTCACGGGAAAGTAGCGGATCTCGCCGCGCACTCCGTGCGCACGTCCGAAGGTCCCCGTTTGGATGAGCTCTCGATCCGCCATCGGTCAGTCGACGATATCGACGGTGACCTGTTTGCCGGTGCCGATGTCGGCCGCGGTCACCATGCTGCGCATGGCGCGAGCGATCCGCCCGCCGCGACCGATCACGCGCCCACGCACGTCGTCGGGAGTGAAAATCTTGATATCGAGCTGCGAGTCACCCTCGTCGGCCTCGACGTTGAAGTCAACGTCGTCACCCAAGAGCGACTCCACCACGTAGCGAACCAGCTCGCGGTAGGCTTCGGCGGTGTCCTTGTCGGTTGCAGCCATCGTGTGCTCTCCCACAGACTAGTACTCGGCTCGAGAGGTGAGCCAATCCGATTACTCTTCCTCGTCGGAAGTTTCCTCGGACTCTTCGGCTTCTTTAGACTCTTCGGCTTTCTCAGCTTCTTCCGAAGCCTCTTCAGCCTCTTCGCCCTCTTCCGAAGCTTCTTCGGCCTCAGCTTTCTCAGCCTTTTCAGCCTTCTCAGCCTCTTTAGCGGCCTTGGCCTCTTCCTCGGCCTTTTTGGCCTCAGCTTTGGCTTGCTCGGCGATCTCGGCGCGACGAGCTTCGTCGGCCTGACGCTTCTGCTCGGCCTGGGCCTTGCGGGCAGCCTCGTCGGCCCCCTCTTCGCTCAGGTCGACCACGTCGCCGCGGCGCATGCGCCGGATCAACGACAGCACGGTGTCGGTCGGCTGGGCGCCGACGCTCAACCAGTACTCGACGCGCTCGGAGTTCAGGCGCACCGTGGCCGGCTCGTGGAGCGGGTCGTAGGTGCCCAGCATTTCGATGAACCGACCATCACGGGGGCTACGCTTGTCGGTGGCAACCACGCGATAGAAGGGGCGCTTTTTGGCGCCATAACGCTGCATTCTAAGTCGTACAGGCATCGTTTCTCAGTCGTCTTTTGGAAAACCAACTTCCTTATGTGAGCGCGCCCGGAGGAGCACCCACGGTCTATAAAATTGCGCGGCCCTGCATTTGCAAGGCCTCGGAAGGTCGGGAACACTAGAGATCCCAACCGTCCCTGTCAAGTGCGCGTGGCGCCGGCCGGCAAAAAAGCGACCACCGGGAGGACAAATCCATCCCGGTGTTCAATTGCACGGCGGCTGCTCAGTCGCCGCAAGCATCTTCGATCATCTGACCGAGGTCGCCCGACTCGTGCATCTTGCTCACGATGTCAGAGCCGCCCACCAACTCGCCGCCGACGTACAGCTGCGGAATGGTCGGCCAATCGCCGTAGTCTTTGATACCCTGACGGATCTCGGGGTCGGCGAGCACGTTGACCGCGTAAAACGGCTTGCCGTAGCTCGACAACACCGCGGCCGCGCGCGCCGAAAACCCGCACATGGGCTGCTGGGGCGTGCCCTTCATAAAGAGCACCAGATCATTCTCGGTCACCATCTTCTCGATCTCCGAGAGAACGTCGCCGCCTTCGTCGCGCGTCTTCGGCGCGGCCTCGGCAGACTCGGAACCGGCGATCGGAAGCGAAATCTTCTTCTTTTCGTCACTCATGACTTCTCTTCCCACTGCTCTGGAGTAAAAACGTCGAGCGTCAGTGCATGGATCGGCCCTTTCATCTCTTCTTTGAGGGCGTCGTAGACCATGCGGTGGCGCTTGATGAGCGGCTTCCCGTCAAACGCTTCGGAGATGACGGTCACCTGGTAGTGATCTTTGGTACCCGTCAGGTCCTGAACGTGGACCTCGGCATCCGTCAGAGATGCTTTGATCTTGGAGACGATCTCTTCCGGCTCAATCATTGTGTCTAACTCTCTGGCTGGCGTTAAATTCCGCGTGTGACCCACGAGGTCGAACTCGCCGGGTCGCCCGGTTCACGCCCCTTCCCCTAATAGGATTCGCTCGCGAATTCAAGATGCGTCCGTCACAAGATTGGATCTTTGGCCCGCGGTGATTACGGGTTTGCCTCGCAAATTAAGCGCGTGTCCGAGTTGCGTCCAGCAAGCGAAGCGATGCGGCCAGCGCTTGACCAAATCCGGTTCACACAATTATAAGTAGCCGCACTGAATCGTGGTTCATTGGCGCATGGCGTGCGCACTGAGCACGCCGCCAGATGCACGCGCCAGTCGCCGTTTCCTCTCGCTCAAACGACCTTACGCAAAGGAAGCACACTTATGGCAACCAAGCGCATTCGAAAGGCCGTCGTCATCGGCGCCGGGGTCATGGGTCGCGGCATCGCCGCGCACCTGGCCAACGCTCGCATCCCCGTTCACCTGCTCGATATCGTCCCACAACCCCAGGAGGGCGACGATCCGAAGGATCCGGCGTTTCGCAGCAAGATCGCGCGCAACGCGATCCAGCAGATCAAGAAGAGCAAGCCGGCGCTCATCTTCACCAAGCGCGATCTCGAGCTGATCACGCCGGGCAACATCGAAGATGATCTCGACGTGCTCGCCGACGCCGATTGGGTCGTCGAGGCCGTGCCCGAGCGTATGGACATCAAGCAGGCGACCTTCTCCAAGATCGAAGAGCACGCCGGCGAAGACACCATCATCACCTCGAACACCTCCGGGCTGTCCATCGCGGGCATGCTCGAAGGCCGCAGCGACAGCTTCAAAGAGCGCTTCCTGGTGACGCACTTCTTCAACCCGGTGCGCTACATGAAGCTTCTCGAGCTGGTCGAGGCCGAGGACACCTCCTCGGAGGTCACCGAGACGATGATCGCGTTCGGTCGCGACGTGCTCGGCAAGGGCATCGTGTTCGGCAAGGACACCACCAACTTCATCGCCAACCGCATTGGCGTGCATGGCATCATGAGCATCATGCACCTGATGAGCGACTTCGATATGACCATCGAAGACGTCGATCAGGTCTTCGGCAAGCCTATGGGCCGACCGAAGTCGGCTGTGTTCCGCACCGGTGACGTCGTCGGTTTGGACACCTTCGTGCACGTGGCCGACAACTGCCACGAGACGTTGACTGACGACGAGGACCGCGAGGTCTTTGAAGTCCCCGACTTCCTGCGCGACATGGTCGAAAAGGGCTGGACGGGTCAAAAGGCCGGCCAGGGCTTCTACAAGAAGACCGACGAAGGCATCATGGCCCTTCGCCCGGAGTCCATGGAGTACGAAAAGCGCGACAAGAGCGACTTTTCGAGCCTATCGGGTGCCAAGGGCTCGCCGGCGGACAAGATCCGCTACGTCATCCGCGAGGGCGAGGACAAGGCCGCCGATTTCGCACGCGCCGCCACCTACCGCTCGCTGGCCTACACGGCGCGACGCATGGGTGAGATCGCCGACGATGTCGTCAACATCGATCGCGCGATGCGCTGGGGCTTCAACTGGAAGCTCGGGCCGTTCCAGACCTGGGACGCCATCGGCCTCGAGTGGTCCGTCGAGCAGATGAAGGAAGAAGGCATCGAGCTGCCCTCTTGGATCGACGAGATGGTCGAAGCCGGCCACGAGTCTTTCTACCGCTGGAACGGAGCCACGCGTGAGTACTACGACGTGGAGGCAAATGACTACAAGCCGGTGCCGGCCGACGAGCGCGAGATCTCCATCGACGTGCTCAAGAAGTCGGACAAGAAGGTGATGGGCAACTCCAGCGCCAGCCTCTACGACATGGGCGACGGCGTGGCCCTGCTCGAGTTCCACACCAAGATGAACTCGGTCGACAACGACATCATCGCGATGATGGAGCAGGCCGCCGACGAGGTCGAAGACGGCGACTGGCGAGGGCTGGTCATCGGAAACGGCTCGGACAACTTCTCGGCAGGCGCCAACCTGATGCTTGTGCTCATGAACGCACGCGCGGGCAACTGGGACGACATCGAAGAGATGGTCACCCGCTTCCAGGCCGCCAACCAGCGCATGCGCTACCTGTCCAAGCCGGTCGTGGCTGCCCCGCGCGGCCTGACCCTTGGTGGCGGCGCCGAGGTAGCCATGGGCGCCAACGCTATCCAGCCTGCCGGCGAGCTCTACATGGGGCTGGTCGAAGTCGGCGTGGGCCTCGTGCCCGGCGGTGGCGGCAACCTGCAGCTGATGCGCAACATCTTCGGCAAGCACGCCAGCGACGCCGACTTCGACGCCCTCCCCTTCCTGCAGAAGGTCTTCATGCAGATCGGTATGGCCGAAGTCTCGCGCAGCGCCGAACAGGCACGCGAGGCGGGCTTCCTCAAGCTCGACGACGGGCTGTCGATCAACGCCGAGCATCGCCTGCACCACGCCAAGCAGCGGGTCATCGGCATGTACGAAGCGGGCTTCCGTGCGCCGCGTCCCACCCAGTTCCGCCTGCCCGGCAAGGACGGCGTGGCGACCATCGACATGATGCTCTACAGCATGGAGGGCCAGAAGCAGATCTCGGCCTACGACCGCCACATCGGCAAGATGTTGGCCAACGTGCTGTGCGGCGGCGAGACCACCCGCGCGGTGCTCACCAGCGAAGACCGGCTGCTCGAACTCGAGCGCGAGGCCTTCCTGTCGCTGTGCGGCGAAGAGAAGAGCCAGGAGCGCATGCAGCACATGCTCATGCACAACAAGCCGCTTCGTAACTAAACAGCGCCGCTCAGGAAGAAACCAACGGCGGTCGCGGGTTTTACCCGCGTCCGCCCTGAAGCCACATATATGGAGAAAACTATGGAAACGCGCGAAGTTGTCATTGTCTCTTACGCCCGCACGCCTTTTTGCAAGGCGAAGAAGGGCCTGCTCAAAGACACTCGCCCCGACACGATGGCCGCCGAGGCCATCAAGGCGGCGCTCGAGCGCGCCGAGGGCCTCAAAGCCGAAGACATCGAAGATGTGGTCATCGGCTGCGCGATGCCCGAGGGTGAGCAGGGCAT
It encodes:
- a CDS encoding 3-hydroxyacyl-CoA dehydrogenase/enoyl-CoA hydratase family protein; the encoded protein is MATKRIRKAVVIGAGVMGRGIAAHLANARIPVHLLDIVPQPQEGDDPKDPAFRSKIARNAIQQIKKSKPALIFTKRDLELITPGNIEDDLDVLADADWVVEAVPERMDIKQATFSKIEEHAGEDTIITSNTSGLSIAGMLEGRSDSFKERFLVTHFFNPVRYMKLLELVEAEDTSSEVTETMIAFGRDVLGKGIVFGKDTTNFIANRIGVHGIMSIMHLMSDFDMTIEDVDQVFGKPMGRPKSAVFRTGDVVGLDTFVHVADNCHETLTDDEDREVFEVPDFLRDMVEKGWTGQKAGQGFYKKTDEGIMALRPESMEYEKRDKSDFSSLSGAKGSPADKIRYVIREGEDKAADFARAATYRSLAYTARRMGEIADDVVNIDRAMRWGFNWKLGPFQTWDAIGLEWSVEQMKEEGIELPSWIDEMVEAGHESFYRWNGATREYYDVEANDYKPVPADEREISIDVLKKSDKKVMGNSSASLYDMGDGVALLEFHTKMNSVDNDIIAMMEQAADEVEDGDWRGLVIGNGSDNFSAGANLMLVLMNARAGNWDDIEEMVTRFQAANQRMRYLSKPVVAAPRGLTLGGGAEVAMGANAIQPAGELYMGLVEVGVGLVPGGGGNLQLMRNIFGKHASDADFDALPFLQKVFMQIGMAEVSRSAEQAREAGFLKLDDGLSINAEHRLHHAKQRVIGMYEAGFRAPRPTQFRLPGKDGVATIDMMLYSMEGQKQISAYDRHIGKMLANVLCGGETTRAVLTSEDRLLELEREAFLSLCGEEKSQERMQHMLMHNKPLRN